One Solanum lycopersicum chromosome 4, SLM_r2.1 DNA window includes the following coding sequences:
- the LOC138348034 gene encoding secreted RxLR effector protein 161-like: protein MEKVLKRLCMDEAHPLSTPMVVRSLDVNKDPFRPQEKDEEILSSEVPYFSAIGASMYLANTTRPDIAFTVNLLARYNFSPIRGHLNGIKHILRYLKGTTDMGLFYSVNCSPNLVGYADGEYLSDPHKARSQTSYMFICGGTAISWRSTKQSIVATLSNHAEIIDIHDASRECVWLRSMIHLIREKCGLECDKVPTILYEDNAACIAQLKGGFIKGDGTKHISPKLFYTHELQKNDDINAQQIR from the coding sequence ATGgaaaaagtgttgaaaagatTATGTATGGATGAAGCGCATCCATTAAGTACTCCGATGGTTGTTCGTTCACTTGATGTGAATAAGGATCCATTCCGACCTCAAGAAAAGGATGAAGAAATTCTTAGTTCTGAAGTACCATATTTTAGTGCAATTGGTGCATCAATGTATCTTGCTAATACTACAAGGCCTGATATAGCTTTTACTGTTAACTTGTTAGCAAGGTATAATTTTTCTCCTATTAGGGGACATTTGAATGGGATCAAACACATTTTGCGATATCTTAAAGGGACAACTGATATGGGCTTATTTTATTCTGTTAATTGTAGCCCAAATCTTGTTGGTTATGCTGATggagaatatttatctgatccacaCAAAGCTCGATCCCAAACAAgctatatgtttatatgtgggGGGACTGCCATATCTTGGAGATCTACAAAGCAATCCATCGTAGCCACTTTATCTAATCATGCTGAAATAATAGATATTCATGACGCAAGTAGAGAATGTGTGTGGTTAAGGTCTATGATACATCTCATTCGAGAGAAATGTGGTTTGGAATGTGATAAAGTACCCACCATtttatatgaagataatgcAGCATGCATAGCACAACTTAAGGGAGGATTCATAAAAGGAGATGGAACAAAACATATTTCACCGAAGCTTTTCTATACAcatgaacttcaaaagaatgATGATATAAATGCGCAACAGATCCGTTAA